In Octopus sinensis unplaced genomic scaffold, ASM634580v1 Contig16156, whole genome shotgun sequence, one DNA window encodes the following:
- the LOC118761661 gene encoding uncharacterized protein LOC118761661 encodes MSNFYEKTSKQLESLKTRIDSLKNAPSDSFKSVLVDLESGEDLKTIISKTFTDNNQLSPLERQLTTFFLCCRRFVSQLAMSRDFESVKNSILWSLGESLQGIPSGDTISLPSSLNNLFNVIEATPQQGMLNIMREELRTIGLKVDQLCSDKKVDISNIFSPRLLNVSPRQWTRGWSTAVLLRGFARMTRK; translated from the coding sequence ATGTCGAATTTCTACGAAAAGACATCCAAACAACTCGAATCTTTGAAAACCCGAATTGATTCTTTAAAAAATGCCCCATCAGACAGTTTTAAATCAGTTCTTGTCGACTTGGAGTCAGGAGAGGACTTGAAGACAATCATTTCGAAGACATTCACCGACAACAATCAGTTGAGTCCCCTCGAACGTCAACTGACCACGTTTTTCCTGTGCTGTCGTCGGTTTGTGAGTCAATTGGCCATGTCCCGGGATTTCGAATCAGTCAAAAATTCAATTTTGTGGTCCCTCGGTGAGTCCCTTCAAGGGATCCCCTCAGGAGACACAATCTCCCTGCCAAGCTCACTCAACAATCTCTTCAACGTGATCGAAGCCACCCCCCAACAAGGGATGTTGAATATAATGAGGGAAGAACTGAGGACAATTGGATTGAAGGTCGATCAGTTGTGTTCCGACAAAAAAGTGgacatttccaatatttttagtCCTCGACTCCTCAATGTGAGCCCCAGGCAATGGACGAGGGGTTGGTCGACAGCAGTCCTGTTAAGAGGGTTCGCCAGAATGACGAGGAAGTGA